The genomic stretch AGGTACGACGCCGTTCTTTCGGAGCACGGGCATTTCCAGTGTGATGTGTGTGGGAAGGTGTACGATTTCACCTTCACCTTTGAGTCTCTGAAGTACGAGGGACTTGAAGGCTTCCTCGTAGAGAGCAAAGACCTGTACTTTAGGGGAATATGTCCTGAATGCAAGAAAGGAGGAGTAAATCATGGAGAATCTCGGAAGAATGCCTCTTCTTGGAGAGCGATTCCCTTCAATGGAGGTCAAGACAACCCACGGGATGAAGAAGCTTCCCGATGACTACGCAGGGAAGTGGTTTGTCCTCTTCAGTCATCCGGGAGATTTCACCCCGGTGTGCACCACGGAGTTTGTGGCCTTTGCGAAGAAAGCGGAGGCTTTCCGGGCCCTCAACGCAGAGCTCATTGGACTCTCTGTGGACCAGGTTTTCGCCCATATCAAGT from Candidatus Caldatribacterium sp. encodes the following:
- a CDS encoding transcriptional repressor — its product is MRPVTRFGELKEFLKSRGVRPSYIRLRVLEYLLQSRKHPSAEEIYEELQREIPTLSRASVYNALAALLEARVIRVLTIERNEARYDAVLSEHGHFQCDVCGKVYDFTFTFESLKYEGLEGFLVESKDLYFRGICPECKKGGVNHGESRKNASSWRAIPFNGGQDNPRDEEASR